A DNA window from Caulobacter mirabilis contains the following coding sequences:
- a CDS encoding S9 family peptidase, translated as MRLSRCLLFAVLACILPTGAFANPSPGAAFLDFPIVLDTTAAKIRPAFAWLVRQGSTTKIVFAEGPRFERREMVVRSDVDGRAITAVWLSPDGLHLVFRTAAPITSASAYNPASLLMPPQPELWLASTRGKADPRRIGVGVSPVFAPDGRVAFRGDGDLRIVTPGAEPPGDQVVARGGGFSQIAWAQDGRSFVFVSNRGAYDYIGRYEIGTDRIEWIVTGAERLASPRLSPDGRSVAYLRFPGRSRAAFDATESQPLAIETASLETLARRTVWASADKASEPDLVDPDQALRWTGPDALTFYSEHDGWGRLYEIGLAGGVPRARSGEGCEVAESEVVGEGRLLLVDNCVDRQARRLRVVDREGRVVWTPPRAEPLVGRAVAAGDLGYALYVGADADNAPLARIVDLNAGRLVLAERAADYGYSRGFDAPPPREVRFAAADGLELSGQLFLPASRGPHPALVYVHGGPRRQMHAAFHLRAQYAFEYAINRRLAELGFVVLSVNYRSGTGYGRAFREAPLRGWRGASEYQDILAAHAFLAARPEVDRARIGIWGGSYGGMLAAQALARNSDLFAAGVAIHGVFDWGFRSNLPNHLNPSRLFGVGDADRARATENSPVAAIAGWRSPVLLFSGDQDMNVDVLETVDLAARLVEQGVDARTVLVPGESHDFERRETWDRLWREQSIFLQRTLGPSRAAP; from the coding sequence ATGCGCCTGTCGCGATGTCTCCTGTTCGCCGTGCTGGCCTGCATCCTGCCGACGGGCGCCTTCGCCAATCCCTCTCCGGGCGCGGCGTTCCTCGATTTTCCGATCGTCCTGGACACGACGGCGGCCAAGATCCGGCCGGCCTTCGCCTGGCTTGTCCGACAAGGCTCGACGACCAAGATCGTCTTCGCCGAGGGGCCGAGGTTCGAGCGGCGGGAGATGGTCGTGCGCTCGGACGTCGACGGTCGCGCGATCACCGCCGTCTGGTTGTCGCCGGATGGTCTCCACCTGGTCTTCCGGACGGCGGCGCCGATCACCTCCGCGAGCGCCTACAACCCGGCGAGCCTGCTCATGCCGCCGCAGCCGGAGCTCTGGCTGGCCTCGACCCGGGGCAAGGCCGACCCGCGCCGCATCGGCGTCGGCGTTTCACCCGTCTTCGCGCCCGATGGGCGGGTGGCCTTCCGCGGCGATGGCGATCTGCGGATCGTCACGCCGGGCGCCGAGCCCCCAGGCGATCAAGTGGTCGCGCGCGGCGGGGGCTTCAGCCAGATCGCCTGGGCTCAGGATGGACGATCCTTCGTCTTCGTCAGCAACCGCGGCGCCTACGACTACATCGGACGCTACGAAATCGGGACGGACCGCATCGAATGGATCGTGACCGGGGCGGAGCGCCTGGCATCGCCGCGTCTGTCGCCGGACGGACGGTCGGTCGCCTATCTTCGCTTTCCAGGCAGGTCCAGGGCGGCCTTCGACGCCACGGAGAGCCAGCCTCTGGCCATCGAGACGGCGTCGCTCGAGACCCTGGCCCGCCGTACGGTCTGGGCCTCAGCGGACAAGGCGAGCGAGCCTGACCTGGTCGATCCAGACCAGGCGCTGCGATGGACGGGGCCGGACGCCCTGACCTTCTATTCGGAGCACGACGGCTGGGGCCGGCTGTACGAGATCGGCCTCGCCGGCGGCGTTCCGCGGGCCCGCAGCGGCGAGGGCTGCGAAGTGGCTGAAAGCGAAGTCGTGGGCGAGGGGCGGCTGCTGCTGGTCGACAACTGTGTCGACCGTCAGGCGCGGCGCCTGCGCGTGGTCGACCGCGAGGGGCGGGTGGTCTGGACGCCGCCGCGCGCCGAGCCGCTGGTCGGCCGCGCGGTCGCCGCCGGGGACCTTGGATACGCCCTCTATGTCGGCGCGGACGCGGACAATGCTCCGCTCGCCCGGATCGTGGACCTGAACGCCGGTCGACTGGTGCTGGCCGAACGCGCGGCCGACTACGGATATTCACGCGGCTTCGACGCGCCGCCGCCGCGGGAGGTGCGGTTCGCCGCGGCGGACGGCCTGGAGCTGTCGGGGCAGCTCTTTCTTCCCGCCTCCCGCGGTCCGCATCCCGCGCTGGTCTATGTTCATGGCGGCCCCCGCCGCCAGATGCACGCGGCGTTTCATCTGCGCGCTCAGTACGCGTTCGAGTATGCGATCAATCGGCGGCTCGCCGAGCTGGGCTTTGTCGTGCTGAGCGTCAATTACCGCTCCGGAACGGGCTATGGCCGCGCGTTCCGCGAGGCGCCGCTCAGAGGCTGGCGCGGCGCGTCGGAGTATCAGGACATTCTCGCGGCGCACGCTTTCCTGGCCGCCCGGCCGGAGGTGGATCGCGCCCGCATCGGGATATGGGGCGGGTCATACGGCGGCATGCTCGCCGCTCAAGCGCTGGCGCGGAACTCCGATCTCTTCGCGGCTGGGGTGGCGATCCATGGCGTCTTCGACTGGGGCTTTCGCTCGAACCTTCCCAACCACCTCAACCCGTCGCGGCTCTTCGGGGTCGGGGACGCCGACCGCGCGCGCGCCACGGAGAACTCGCCCGTCGCCGCCATCGCCGGCTGGCGCTCGCCGGTGCTGCTGTTCAGCGGCGACCAGGACATGAACGTCGACGTGCTGGAGACGGTCGATCTGGCCGCCAGGCTCGTCGAGCAGGGCGTTGACGCGCGCACGGTCCTGGTCCCGGGGGAGTCGCACGACTTCGAACGTCGCGAGACCTGGGACCGCCTTTGGCGCGAGCAGTCGATCTTCCTTCAGCGGACCCTCGGTCCGTCTCGAGCCGCGCCCTAA
- a CDS encoding transferrin receptor-like dimerization domain-containing protein, with translation MSSRSCGGAERPDEWILRGNHRDAWVFGASDPLSGHVAMLAEAKAFGALARAGHRPRRTLMYLSWDAEEPGLGGSTEWVETHAAEQLKRKAVAYINTDNIERGLLNIEGSHAFERLVTQAADDVLDPETGVSLAARLRGAWRVAASRPGASDTARARAKTAADRSQNLPLSPLGSGSDYASFICHLGISSLHFSFGGEGHSAGVYHSAYDTWEHYTRFDDPGLAYAGALAKLSGRVVLRLAQAELPPQRYSGFANLLATYLGEIKALTERKREEASVQRTLLKEDLYRLADDPRRPRGDPTPLSPVPWLNFAPLDNAIERLKVSALAFDAAVSAKGLDLSPATKAELFAMLAPLEQALTDDRGLPGRPWYRHLIYAPGRFTGYGSKTLPGVREAVEEERWSDAERQVLTTAEAIQAYASGVERARRLIVPDAFGDA, from the coding sequence ATGTCGTCGCGGTCCTGCGGGGGGGCGGAACGGCCGGACGAATGGATCCTGCGCGGAAACCATCGCGACGCCTGGGTGTTTGGGGCTTCCGACCCCCTGAGCGGCCACGTCGCCATGCTGGCGGAAGCGAAGGCCTTCGGGGCGCTGGCCCGCGCCGGACACCGGCCGCGTCGGACGCTGATGTACCTCAGCTGGGACGCCGAGGAGCCAGGGCTGGGCGGATCGACGGAGTGGGTCGAAACCCACGCGGCCGAACAACTGAAGCGCAAGGCCGTCGCCTATATCAACACCGACAACATCGAGCGGGGTTTGCTGAACATCGAGGGCAGTCACGCGTTCGAGCGGCTGGTGACCCAGGCGGCCGACGACGTGCTGGATCCCGAAACCGGCGTCTCGCTTGCGGCCCGATTGCGGGGCGCCTGGCGCGTCGCCGCCAGCCGTCCGGGGGCGAGCGACACGGCGCGGGCGCGGGCGAAGACGGCGGCCGATCGCTCGCAGAATCTCCCGCTCAGTCCGCTCGGCTCCGGGTCGGACTACGCGAGCTTCATCTGCCACCTGGGGATATCCTCGCTGCACTTCAGTTTCGGCGGCGAGGGACATTCGGCGGGAGTCTATCACTCGGCCTACGACACCTGGGAACATTACACCCGGTTCGATGACCCGGGACTCGCCTATGCCGGCGCGTTGGCGAAGTTGTCGGGCCGGGTCGTGCTGCGTCTGGCCCAGGCCGAGCTTCCGCCGCAGCGCTACAGCGGCTTCGCCAACCTGCTCGCGACCTACCTCGGCGAGATCAAGGCTCTGACGGAGCGCAAACGCGAGGAGGCGTCGGTCCAGCGAACCCTACTGAAGGAAGACCTCTATCGCCTCGCGGACGATCCTCGCCGGCCGCGAGGCGATCCCACGCCGCTCTCTCCGGTTCCCTGGCTCAACTTCGCACCGCTCGACAACGCCATCGAGCGGCTCAAGGTCAGCGCGCTGGCCTTCGACGCCGCCGTTTCCGCCAAAGGGCTCGACCTGTCGCCGGCCACGAAGGCGGAGTTGTTCGCCATGTTGGCGCCGCTCGAACAGGCGCTCACCGACGACCGTGGGTTGCCCGGCCGTCCCTGGTATCGCCACCTCATCTACGCGCCAGGACGCTTCACCGGCTACGGCTCGAAGACCCTTCCCGGCGTCCGCGAGGCCGTGGAGGAAGAGCGATGGTCCGATGCCGAGCGCCAGGTCCTGACGACGGCGGAGGCGATCCAGGCGTATGCTTCGGGCGTGGAGCGCGCCCGACGCCTGATCGTGCCTGACGCGTTTGGCGACGCATGA
- a CDS encoding TetR/AcrR family transcriptional regulator: MKSVDDLKDDFPAKKASPRKAQVDRRRESMESILDHAEALFAESGFNGVTINDVARSASVDTGLIRYYFGDKSNLFEAVVDRRSGVANEARLKALNEYRRTAGASFSLEGVIRAFTAPAFDLMLNDEGYRNYGMIIGYVNATHADLRRLMSKNFDHVSEVLIEDMKRLLPDANLEDLYWGYHFLTGAFTFSLAQTGRIDSLSGDMCKSEDLQAISERLPITLAAGIRAMCDERAAARKRAATSTNT, encoded by the coding sequence ATGAAGAGCGTTGACGATCTGAAGGACGATTTTCCCGCGAAGAAGGCGTCGCCCCGGAAGGCCCAGGTCGACCGGCGGCGGGAGTCGATGGAGTCGATACTCGACCACGCCGAGGCCCTGTTCGCCGAGTCGGGCTTCAACGGCGTCACCATCAACGACGTCGCCCGGTCGGCCAGCGTCGACACCGGCCTGATCCGCTACTACTTCGGCGACAAGAGCAACCTGTTCGAGGCCGTCGTCGACCGTCGCTCCGGCGTAGCCAACGAGGCCCGGCTGAAGGCCCTGAACGAGTACCGGCGGACGGCTGGCGCGTCGTTCTCCCTCGAGGGGGTGATCCGGGCCTTCACCGCGCCGGCGTTCGATCTGATGCTGAACGACGAGGGCTACAGGAACTACGGGATGATCATCGGGTACGTGAACGCGACCCACGCTGATCTACGCCGGCTGATGTCCAAGAACTTCGACCATGTGTCGGAAGTGCTGATCGAGGACATGAAGCGGTTGCTGCCGGACGCGAACCTCGAGGACCTCTACTGGGGATACCATTTCCTCACCGGCGCCTTCACCTTCTCGCTGGCGCAGACCGGACGGATCGACAGCCTGTCGGGCGACATGTGCAAGAGCGAGGACCTGCAGGCGATCTCGGAGCGCCTCCCCATCACGCTGGCGGCGGGAATCCGGGCGATGTGCGACGAGCGCGCGGCCGCCCGCAAGCGCGCGGCGACCTCGACGAACACATAG
- a CDS encoding TonB-dependent receptor plug domain-containing protein, giving the protein MRTWLFAGVSLLVATGAHAQEDRPAVPVSEDQASVDAEATQVGELVVTGSRAIRNGAQAPTPVTVVAADQLQQAQPGLIGEALNTLPAFRGSSRPTTGGTSALAQNTGSFLNLRNLGAQRTLVLVDGRRAAPSARDGSVDINALPSQLVKRVDVVTGGASAAYGSDAVAGVVNFVLDTRFTGLKAEIQGGVSSENDAESIKFSLTGGQSFADGRGRFVASGQFYESEGVPSLTQRDWGRAFYGSLSNPAVPGQLIFRPNVRSATTTPGGLIISGPLAFQQFLPDGTLAPFDRGSVRSGLIQVGGDGSQLSSNVSADVRTRSLFGHVDYELTPELRVFARVSYADTDNRYNQVQAFNVGGFNGFTIFSGNAFLHPTVQDRLTATNTPAFGMGRINFDFGDPAKAVTRNRLVDTTVGFEWQGPAGWTVNGYYEHGDNRSDTRTENNVILERLFAAADAVRDSSDRIVCRVTLTNPGLYPGCTPINLFGSGAVGRVDRLSAHGSSAFRTVIKQDVAALTARGDLFSTWAGPISAAFGAEYRREEIKQTTDAIGPSINDATGIRGFPAPYQNQPGGWLLTNVFPVAGAYDLWEVFGEVAVPLARDVAWAKSLDFNGAVRYTNYSTSGGVTTWKAGLVYEPIEGLRLRATQSRDIRAPNVPELFAGITQNTGSVIENGATVGIIAATSGNAQLKPEEADTFTAGIVLQPSAVPGLTASIDYYSIDISGVISSLTPQVTRDQCAAGATQLCANITRNTDGVITRIVSPTLNLNRLKTSGVDIEVGYRLPVEVFGGQVNLRGVASYLGEMTTEVFGGAKIDRAGEVGVTANPEWSVTASAEWTRGPFSLFVQQRYISEGTYDVTRVEPTTIEDNSVERVFYADLTASYAFNERMRATVTVNNLFDREPPLAPNGTLAIFTPTNPQLYDQIGRYFTFRLNVRY; this is encoded by the coding sequence ATGAGAACCTGGCTCTTCGCCGGCGTAAGCCTGCTCGTCGCTACCGGCGCTCACGCGCAAGAAGACCGGCCCGCGGTCCCCGTTTCCGAGGACCAGGCGTCGGTCGACGCCGAGGCCACGCAGGTCGGCGAGCTCGTCGTCACCGGGTCGAGGGCTATTCGGAACGGAGCCCAGGCCCCCACGCCGGTCACCGTCGTCGCCGCCGATCAACTGCAGCAGGCGCAGCCGGGGCTGATCGGCGAGGCGCTCAACACCCTGCCGGCGTTTCGCGGATCATCGCGCCCGACCACCGGCGGCACCAGCGCCCTGGCGCAGAACACCGGCAGCTTCCTGAATCTCCGCAACCTGGGCGCCCAGCGAACGCTGGTGTTGGTGGACGGCCGTCGGGCCGCTCCGTCCGCACGAGACGGCTCCGTAGACATCAACGCGCTGCCGTCCCAGCTTGTCAAACGGGTCGACGTGGTCACCGGCGGCGCGTCGGCCGCCTATGGGTCCGACGCGGTCGCGGGGGTCGTGAACTTCGTCCTCGACACCCGTTTCACCGGCCTGAAGGCGGAGATCCAGGGCGGGGTCTCCAGCGAGAACGACGCTGAATCCATCAAGTTCAGCCTGACGGGCGGCCAGAGCTTCGCGGACGGTCGCGGGCGCTTCGTCGCCAGCGGCCAGTTCTATGAGTCCGAGGGCGTTCCGTCCCTGACCCAGCGGGACTGGGGACGCGCCTTCTACGGCTCGCTCAGCAATCCGGCTGTCCCGGGGCAGTTGATCTTCCGCCCCAACGTGCGGAGCGCGACGACGACGCCCGGCGGCCTGATCATCAGCGGCCCCCTGGCGTTCCAGCAGTTTCTGCCCGACGGAACCCTGGCGCCGTTCGACCGCGGCTCTGTCCGGTCAGGCCTGATCCAGGTCGGCGGGGACGGTTCGCAGCTGTCCTCGAACGTGTCCGCCGACGTGCGCACCCGCAGCCTGTTCGGACACGTGGACTATGAGCTCACGCCGGAGCTGCGCGTCTTCGCGCGGGTCAGCTACGCCGACACCGACAACCGCTACAATCAGGTCCAGGCCTTCAACGTCGGCGGCTTCAACGGCTTCACGATCTTCAGCGGCAATGCCTTCCTGCATCCCACGGTCCAGGATCGTCTGACGGCGACGAACACCCCGGCCTTCGGCATGGGCCGCATCAACTTCGATTTCGGCGATCCCGCCAAGGCCGTGACCCGCAATCGGCTGGTCGACACGACCGTCGGATTCGAATGGCAGGGACCGGCGGGCTGGACGGTCAACGGCTACTACGAGCACGGCGACAACCGGTCGGACACGCGGACCGAGAACAATGTGATCCTCGAGCGCCTGTTCGCCGCGGCCGACGCCGTGCGTGATTCATCGGACCGGATCGTCTGCCGCGTGACCCTGACAAACCCGGGCCTGTACCCCGGGTGCACGCCCATCAATCTGTTCGGGTCGGGCGCCGTCGGCCGCGTCGATCGACTATCGGCTCACGGCTCTTCGGCCTTCCGGACAGTCATCAAACAGGACGTCGCGGCCCTGACGGCGCGCGGCGACCTGTTCTCGACCTGGGCGGGGCCGATCTCCGCGGCGTTCGGCGCCGAATACCGCCGCGAGGAGATCAAACAGACCACCGACGCCATCGGGCCGAGCATCAACGACGCGACCGGCATCCGAGGCTTCCCGGCGCCCTATCAGAACCAGCCGGGCGGCTGGCTGCTGACCAACGTCTTCCCCGTCGCCGGCGCCTACGATCTTTGGGAAGTGTTCGGCGAGGTCGCCGTTCCCCTGGCTCGCGACGTCGCCTGGGCCAAGTCGCTCGATTTCAACGGCGCCGTCCGCTACACCAACTACAGCACCAGCGGCGGCGTCACGACCTGGAAGGCGGGCCTGGTCTACGAGCCGATCGAGGGCCTTCGCCTGCGGGCCACTCAATCTCGCGACATTCGCGCCCCGAACGTCCCCGAGCTGTTCGCCGGCATCACCCAGAACACCGGCTCCGTCATCGAGAACGGCGCGACGGTCGGCATCATCGCCGCCACCAGCGGCAACGCCCAGCTCAAGCCCGAGGAGGCCGACACCTTCACCGCCGGGATCGTCCTGCAGCCGAGCGCCGTTCCGGGGCTCACGGCGTCGATCGACTACTACTCCATCGACATCAGCGGGGTGATCAGTTCGCTGACCCCGCAGGTGACGCGGGACCAGTGCGCCGCCGGTGCGACGCAGCTCTGCGCGAACATCACGCGCAACACCGACGGCGTGATCACCCGGATCGTCTCGCCGACCTTGAACCTGAACCGGCTGAAGACCTCCGGCGTGGATATCGAGGTCGGCTACCGGCTGCCCGTCGAGGTCTTCGGAGGCCAGGTGAACCTGCGTGGCGTGGCGTCATATCTCGGCGAGATGACCACCGAGGTGTTTGGCGGGGCCAAGATCGACAGGGCCGGAGAGGTCGGCGTGACGGCGAACCCCGAGTGGTCGGTGACGGCCAGCGCCGAATGGACGCGAGGGCCGTTCTCGCTGTTCGTCCAGCAACGCTACATCTCTGAAGGGACCTACGACGTCACGCGCGTCGAGCCGACCACCATCGAGGACAACAGCGTCGAACGGGTCTTCTATGCCGACCTGACGGCCAGCTACGCCTTCAACGAGCGGATGCGGGCGACGGTCACGGTGAACAACCTGTTCGATCGCGAGCCCCCGCTGGCCCCCAACGGCACGCTGGCGATCTTCACGCCGACGAACCCCCAGCTCTACGATCAGATCGGGCGCTATTTCACGTTCCGCCTCAACGTTCGCTACTAG
- a CDS encoding P1 family peptidase — translation MTHTSKSALQALRGAVTAALALLAAGPAGAASPMSAPPPSRARELGITPGTFKTGPLNAITDVGGVRVGHRTRIEGDDIRTGVTAILPHGGNVFQDRVPAGFAVANGFGKLMGSTQIIELGEIETDRSC, via the coding sequence ATGACCCACACCTCGAAGAGCGCGCTCCAAGCCCTGCGCGGCGCGGTTACGGCGGCTCTCGCCCTTCTGGCCGCCGGTCCGGCCGGCGCGGCCTCCCCGATGTCCGCGCCCCCGCCCTCCCGGGCCCGTGAGCTGGGCATCACTCCCGGAACCTTCAAAACAGGTCCCCTCAACGCGATCACCGACGTCGGCGGCGTCCGCGTCGGGCATCGCACGCGCATCGAGGGCGACGACATCCGCACGGGAGTCACCGCCATCCTGCCGCACGGCGGCAACGTCTTCCAGGATCGCGTTCCGGCCGGCTTCGCGGTGGCGAACGGCTTCGGCAAGCTGATGGGATCGACCCAGATCATCGAGCTCGGCGAGATCGAGACCGACCGATCGTGCTGA
- a CDS encoding P1 family peptidase has product MLTNTLSAPQAADALVHWTLGRPGNERVRSVNAVVGETNDGELNDIRKRVIGREDVLAAIDAASEGRVEEGAVGAGTGTVAFGWKGGIGTSSRRLPPEFGGYTVGVLVQSNYGGMLQIDGAPVGMALNQYFLRAPGGPERADGSIMIIVATDAPLSDRNLTRLARRAFAGLARTGSAFSNGSGDYAISFSTAASVRRTPERRAQAAAIEDLPNERMSPLFVAAADATEEAIYNSLLMARTMTRTDHDTGKTVTVRALDPREVDRLRRGRR; this is encoded by the coding sequence GTGCTGACCAACACCCTGTCGGCGCCGCAGGCCGCCGACGCGCTGGTGCACTGGACGCTGGGCCGTCCCGGAAACGAACGCGTCCGCTCGGTCAACGCCGTGGTCGGAGAGACCAACGACGGGGAGCTCAACGACATCCGCAAACGCGTCATCGGTCGCGAGGACGTGCTGGCGGCGATCGATGCGGCGAGCGAAGGCCGGGTGGAGGAAGGCGCGGTCGGCGCCGGAACCGGGACGGTCGCCTTCGGCTGGAAGGGCGGGATCGGCACGAGTTCGCGGCGCCTGCCGCCCGAGTTCGGCGGCTACACGGTCGGCGTCCTGGTCCAGAGCAACTACGGCGGCATGCTGCAGATCGACGGGGCTCCGGTCGGCATGGCGTTGAACCAGTATTTCCTGCGGGCGCCGGGCGGACCCGAACGCGCCGACGGTTCGATCATGATCATCGTCGCGACGGACGCGCCGCTCAGCGACCGCAACCTGACGCGCCTGGCGCGGCGAGCCTTCGCCGGCCTGGCGCGCACCGGCTCGGCGTTCTCCAACGGCTCCGGGGACTATGCGATCAGCTTCTCCACCGCCGCCTCGGTGCGGCGCACGCCCGAACGGCGCGCCCAGGCGGCGGCGATCGAGGACCTGCCGAACGAGCGGATGAGCCCTCTGTTCGTCGCCGCCGCCGACGCCACGGAGGAAGCGATCTACAACTCGTTGCTCATGGCCAGGACCATGACGCGGACCGACCACGACACCGGCAAGACCGTCACCGTGCGGGCGCTCGACCCGCGGGAGGTCGATCGACTTCGGCGCGGACGCCGCTGA
- a CDS encoding serine hydrolase, translating into MKLHYMSRLAVVGALLALSATSAEAAPPADLDARMGEVLAATNTPGAALAIVENGVVTASRGYGVAQLDGNRKVGEHTLFAIGSTGKAITAAAIATLVDQGKLGWDDKVVDHLPDFQMYDPWVTREMTIRDLLVHRSGLGRGAGDLLFVPRTDLSRAESVRRLRHLKPATSFRSGYAYDNVLYMVLGEVIRAKTGQTWEDYTQDKVLRAAGMRDAVTDEARRFARDDRAFPHGRMSGSVRGVGDLRRLDERSATLAPNVAPAGGVSASAADLGRWLQVQLGQGKTPDGGRVYSEAAAWQMWTPQVVVPIRRQPAPITATTPLFHNYALGWNVRDYRGQMVIYHFGTVPGFKSVVVLLPLKNVGFALALNSEEDSAVQGMMYELLDHYLDAPKANWPQAFMTLEAKQRAQAVEQMEKVAAAPAKVGPSLSLDRYAGRFADPWFGPITVRAENGQLMLDFKKEHPGVTGRLEHFQYDTFVTRWQDPTIEPAYVTFVLGPTGKVDRITMRAVSPMAGFSYDYQDLAFTPITPAKP; encoded by the coding sequence ATGAAACTCCACTACATGAGCCGCTTGGCGGTCGTCGGCGCGTTGCTGGCTTTGTCGGCGACGTCGGCTGAGGCCGCTCCGCCGGCCGATCTCGACGCCCGCATGGGCGAGGTGCTGGCGGCGACCAACACGCCGGGCGCGGCCCTCGCCATCGTCGAGAATGGCGTGGTGACGGCGAGCAGGGGCTACGGCGTCGCCCAGCTCGATGGGAACCGCAAGGTGGGCGAGCATACGCTCTTCGCCATCGGGTCGACCGGAAAGGCGATCACCGCCGCGGCGATCGCCACGCTGGTCGACCAGGGGAAGCTGGGGTGGGACGACAAGGTGGTCGACCATCTGCCCGACTTCCAGATGTACGACCCCTGGGTCACTCGCGAGATGACGATCCGCGACCTGCTGGTCCATCGGTCCGGGCTCGGCCGCGGTGCGGGCGATCTGCTCTTCGTGCCGCGGACCGACCTCAGCCGGGCCGAAAGCGTGCGGCGGCTCCGGCACCTCAAGCCGGCCACCAGCTTCCGCAGCGGATACGCCTACGACAACGTGCTCTACATGGTCCTGGGCGAGGTGATCCGGGCCAAGACAGGGCAGACCTGGGAAGACTACACCCAGGACAAGGTTCTGCGCGCCGCCGGCATGCGCGACGCGGTCACGGACGAGGCGCGGCGCTTCGCGCGGGACGATCGGGCTTTTCCGCACGGACGGATGAGCGGCTCGGTTCGGGGCGTCGGTGATCTGCGGCGTCTGGACGAGCGCAGCGCCACGCTCGCCCCCAACGTCGCGCCCGCCGGCGGAGTCAGCGCCAGCGCCGCGGATCTGGGCCGTTGGCTGCAGGTTCAACTCGGGCAGGGGAAGACGCCCGACGGCGGCCGCGTCTACAGCGAGGCCGCGGCCTGGCAGATGTGGACCCCGCAGGTCGTGGTGCCGATCCGCCGGCAACCCGCGCCGATCACCGCGACGACGCCGCTGTTCCACAACTATGCGCTCGGATGGAACGTCCGCGACTATCGCGGCCAGATGGTGATCTACCATTTCGGCACGGTGCCGGGCTTCAAGTCGGTGGTCGTGCTCCTGCCGCTGAAGAACGTCGGTTTCGCGCTGGCCCTGAACTCGGAGGAGGACTCGGCGGTCCAGGGCATGATGTACGAACTGCTCGACCACTATCTCGACGCTCCGAAGGCGAACTGGCCGCAAGCCTTCATGACCCTGGAAGCCAAGCAGCGGGCGCAGGCCGTCGAGCAGATGGAGAAGGTCGCGGCCGCGCCGGCCAAGGTCGGCCCGTCGCTGTCGCTCGACCGCTATGCCGGGCGTTTCGCCGATCCCTGGTTCGGTCCGATCACCGTGCGCGCCGAAAACGGGCAACTGATGCTCGACTTCAAGAAGGAACATCCCGGCGTGACGGGACGGCTCGAGCACTTCCAGTACGACACGTTTGTCACCCGCTGGCAGGACCCGACCATCGAGCCGGCCTATGTGACCTTCGTGCTCGGACCGACCGGCAAGGTCGACCGCATAACCATGCGGGCCGTCTCGCCCATGGCCGGCTTCAGCTACGACTATCAGGACCTGGCCTTCACGCCGATCACGCCGGCCAAGCCCTAG
- a CDS encoding isoaspartyl peptidase/L-asparaginase family protein, with protein MRLAVAGLALALALAGASAHAQQRPAWAIAIHGGTGGSARGGLSPQSEAAHRAALARSLKIGTDILSRGGTSLDAVEAVVRDLEDEPLFNAGKGAVFNADGAVELDAAVMDGATLGAGAVAGVSRTRNPISLARRVMKTSGHVLLMGEGADRFSKAEGLEQVDNSYFYTEHQWRSLERALAQRGLPVPPRPASLAKSRAALEDGLAADHEFGTVGVVALDSHGDLAAGTSTGGMVGKRWGRVGDSPIIGAGTYASNQSCAVSGTGKGEVFIRLTLAREVCALVQHKGLSLQSAADELIGRVKALGGGGGLIAVAPNGDIAWSYNTPSLFRAKAVAGQPPVVAIFPDEP; from the coding sequence ATGCGTCTAGCAGTTGCGGGCCTGGCCCTGGCGTTGGCCCTCGCCGGCGCGTCCGCCCATGCCCAGCAGAGGCCCGCATGGGCGATCGCGATTCATGGAGGCACCGGCGGATCGGCGCGCGGCGGCCTGAGCCCGCAAAGCGAAGCGGCCCATCGGGCGGCCCTGGCCCGCAGCCTGAAGATCGGCACGGACATCCTGAGCCGCGGCGGCACGTCGCTCGATGCGGTCGAGGCGGTCGTCCGGGATCTGGAGGACGAGCCGCTGTTCAACGCGGGCAAGGGGGCGGTGTTCAACGCCGACGGCGCGGTCGAGCTCGACGCCGCCGTCATGGACGGCGCGACGCTCGGCGCGGGCGCGGTCGCGGGGGTGTCGCGCACGCGCAATCCGATCAGCCTGGCCCGCAGGGTGATGAAGACGTCGGGCCATGTCCTGCTGATGGGCGAGGGCGCCGACCGCTTCAGCAAGGCGGAAGGCCTGGAGCAGGTCGACAACAGCTACTTCTACACAGAGCACCAGTGGCGAAGCCTGGAACGCGCGCTCGCCCAGCGGGGCCTGCCCGTCCCGCCACGACCCGCGAGCCTGGCCAAATCCCGGGCGGCTCTCGAAGACGGTCTCGCGGCCGACCACGAGTTCGGCACGGTCGGCGTCGTCGCCCTGGATTCCCACGGCGATCTCGCCGCCGGCACCTCGACCGGCGGCATGGTCGGAAAGCGCTGGGGGCGGGTCGGCGACAGCCCGATCATCGGGGCCGGCACCTACGCCTCCAACCAGAGCTGCGCCGTGTCCGGAACCGGCAAGGGCGAAGTCTTCATCCGCCTGACCCTGGCGCGGGAAGTCTGCGCCCTGGTCCAGCACAAGGGGTTGTCGCTGCAGAGCGCCGCGGACGAACTGATCGGCCGCGTCAAGGCGCTCGGCGGCGGCGGCGGCCTCATCGCCGTCGCCCCCAACGGCGATATCGCCTGGAGCTACAACACGCCGTCCCTGTTCCGGGCCAAGGCGGTGGCCGGACAGCCGCCGGTCGTCGCGATCTTCCCGGACGAACCCTAG